One region of Paenibacillus polymyxa M1 genomic DNA includes:
- a CDS encoding sensor histidine kinase — protein sequence MRTMRAKILLSLSIAMLITVCITVVLFIRLIDDILVNQAKSKLHEQARKAVHIMSDGGFDRLDNAELNYVIKGVLLSADYFILSTDNRIIDSSVSGMEGKKLERLLLTRQGFFASVHPSAHDLVTTHEGVAVLQGKKILFTNEELPGQPFRIFVYSPLSSLRALYVPLMRTTLLSIVASFLVILVIGLMVVSRLVRPLKRLKEAVGNYEPNQPQDSDFPQADKSEIGELIGTFHSMSARIQQHHHSQIEFLQNVSHELRTPLMSIQGYVYAIQDQVVSQDEGLSIIKVQSQRLIDMVEKLLQLSRLEALNEEWPVSLIDLRSMAEDAVHLLMPMASERSISLRVEGEGLHVAVPAEQLFRMILNLLQNAVRHTSTEVVIHLETGTTPEVVWVMHVDDDGEGLTESEAAEVFGRFYTGSNGATGLGLAICRQIASRLNGELLCTRSPLGGARFSYIQRMS from the coding sequence ATGCGTACGATGAGAGCCAAAATTCTGCTGTCCCTGTCCATTGCAATGCTGATTACTGTCTGTATTACGGTGGTCTTATTTATCAGGCTCATCGATGACATTCTGGTGAATCAGGCCAAATCCAAGCTCCATGAGCAGGCACGCAAAGCCGTCCATATTATGAGTGACGGGGGCTTTGATCGACTGGATAATGCTGAACTTAACTATGTTATCAAGGGTGTGCTTTTATCTGCCGATTACTTTATTTTAAGCACGGATAACCGCATCATCGACTCCAGCGTCTCTGGAATGGAAGGCAAAAAGCTCGAGCGTTTGCTTTTGACCCGCCAGGGCTTTTTTGCATCGGTTCATCCGTCTGCCCACGATCTGGTTACTACACATGAAGGCGTTGCTGTCCTTCAAGGTAAAAAGATACTGTTTACGAATGAAGAATTGCCCGGACAACCTTTTCGGATCTTTGTATACTCACCCTTATCTTCTTTGAGAGCACTCTATGTACCATTAATGAGAACCACGCTGCTGTCGATCGTCGCGAGTTTTCTGGTGATTCTCGTTATTGGTCTGATGGTTGTTTCACGTCTGGTGCGTCCGCTCAAGCGATTGAAAGAGGCGGTAGGCAACTATGAGCCGAATCAGCCGCAGGATAGTGATTTTCCGCAGGCGGACAAAAGCGAAATTGGCGAACTGATAGGCACCTTTCATTCCATGTCCGCCCGCATTCAGCAGCACCACCACAGCCAAATTGAATTTCTACAAAATGTATCACACGAGCTAAGGACACCGTTAATGTCCATTCAAGGCTATGTATATGCCATTCAGGATCAAGTAGTATCGCAGGACGAGGGACTGAGCATTATTAAAGTGCAATCCCAGCGATTAATTGATATGGTGGAAAAGTTGCTTCAGCTATCGAGGTTGGAGGCGCTGAATGAGGAATGGCCGGTCTCTTTGATTGATCTGAGAAGTATGGCGGAGGACGCTGTTCATCTGTTGATGCCGATGGCCAGCGAACGCTCTATCTCGCTGCGAGTGGAGGGAGAGGGTCTGCATGTGGCCGTTCCGGCCGAGCAATTATTCCGTATGATATTGAATTTGCTGCAAAATGCAGTTCGACACACCTCCACAGAGGTAGTCATTCATTTGGAGACGGGGACAACACCGGAGGTTGTGTGGGTTATGCATGTAGATGATGATGGGGAAGGTCTAACCGAATCTGAAGCAGCCGAGGTGTTCGGAAGATTCTATACCGGATCAAATGGTGCGACGGGACTAGGATTGGCCATCTGCCGTCAAATAGCCTCCCGACTGAATGGAGAATTACTTTGTACACGATCGCCATTAGGTGGGGCACGCTTCAGCTACATTCAACGCATGTCATGA
- a CDS encoding response regulator transcription factor, which yields MTKIVVVDDDVFILQLISEYLKKESYEVTSFSSGKTLVEHIRTNRPDCLVLDIMMPGIDGLSLLTQLREFTEMPIIMISARGEENDRIHGLELGCSDFLTKPFNPRELVGRVKAMLRLSKAGASASDDKQAAEGANLCHAGNLCIFADFRKVTVDGRAVNLTSREFDLLLFLANHLERPFGREHLIQQVWSYDFIGDVRVVDDLVKRIRKKLAEYHSTLVINTVWGFGYKATVQEM from the coding sequence ATGACAAAAATAGTAGTAGTAGATGACGATGTATTCATTTTGCAACTAATATCTGAATATTTGAAAAAAGAGTCCTACGAGGTAACTTCCTTTTCCAGTGGGAAAACACTGGTAGAGCATATCCGAACCAACCGTCCGGATTGTCTCGTGCTTGATATTATGATGCCAGGCATTGACGGGCTTTCTCTATTGACTCAGCTTCGTGAGTTTACAGAAATGCCAATCATTATGATCTCCGCGCGCGGAGAGGAAAATGACCGCATCCATGGGCTGGAATTGGGATGCAGTGACTTTCTGACCAAGCCCTTTAATCCAAGGGAGCTGGTGGGAAGGGTCAAAGCGATGCTGAGACTGAGCAAGGCTGGAGCGTCTGCATCTGATGACAAACAAGCAGCAGAGGGCGCAAATCTTTGCCATGCAGGCAATCTGTGCATTTTTGCTGACTTTCGTAAAGTTACAGTAGACGGACGAGCGGTGAATTTGACCTCACGTGAATTCGATCTGTTGCTGTTTCTTGCGAATCATTTGGAACGGCCTTTTGGCAGAGAGCATTTGATTCAGCAGGTGTGGAGCTATGATTTTATAGGAGATGTGAGAGTCGTAGATGATCTGGTCAAACGTATTCGCAAAAAGTTGGCAGAATACCACTCCACACTCGTCATTAATACGGTATGGGGATTTGGATATAAAGCAACGGTTCAGGAGATGTAG